In one Cyprinus carpio isolate SPL01 chromosome B2, ASM1834038v1, whole genome shotgun sequence genomic region, the following are encoded:
- the LOC109047356 gene encoding fat storage-inducing transmembrane protein 1: protein MFLNSILVVITDLAAGLLGNTSFRRHFHLLLSSLLLFGPLLSLWVSHYSIFAKRTHFLYRVFLRSGWGWTCIFVGSFVFVLSFSVRRSLTLSLRHLSRLAVAGGLWLGFRKLLYLLENATGSCYEPLSSTLELASGTNGDQPLLLLREGETKEACVRSGMLWRGYEVSEDALLLCLCCLLLAEETAVFGPYLSLGGPSGAPLRILFLFCVLLLSLWVFLLLCLLAYFPQFPTQLLGGALGCLSWRALYQGWYRLGPSWYCPGRPGVGLLSTQSKQEETSETLCESNAKEIN from the exons ATGTTTCTAAACTCTATCCTTGTGGTCATTACTGACCTGGCAGCTGGACTTCTTGGCAACACATCATTTCGACGTCATTTTCATTTGTTGCTGTCATCACTGCTTTTGTTTGGGCCTCTCCTGAGCCTATGGGTTTCCCATTATAGTATCTTTGCAAAGAGGACTCACTTTCTCTACAG GGTGTTCCTGCGCTCAGGTTGGGGCTGGACCTGCATCTTTGTTGGCTCTTTTGTCTTCGTCTTGTCTTTCTCAGTTCGTCGCTCTCTCACACTTTCCCTGCGACACCTTTCTCGGTTAGCTGTGGCAGGTGGACTGTGGTTGGGCTTCCGCAAACTGCTTTATCTGTTGGAAAATGCCACCGGAAGCTGCTATGAGCCCCTCAGCTCCACTCTTGAGTTGGCTTCAGGGACCAATGGAGATCAGCCTTTACTGCTTTTACGAGAAGGTGAAACAAAGGAGGCCTGTGTCCGCTCTGGCATGTTGTGGCGTGGCTATGAAGTATCTGAAGATGCCCTCCTACTGTGTTTGTGCTGCCTGCTTCTAGCTGAGGAGACTGCAGTGTTTGGGCCCTACCTGAGCCTGGGTGGACCCTCTGGAGCCCCGCTGCGCATCCTCTTCCTGTTCTGCGTACTGCTGTTGAGTCTCTGGGTGTTTCTGCTGCTCTGCCTGCTGGCTTACTTCCCCCAGTTTCCTACTCAGCTTTTGGGAGGGGCCCTGGGTTGTTTGAGCTGGAGAGCATTGTATCAGGGCTGGTACCGACTTGGACCTAGTTGGTACTGCCCTGGGAGGCCAGGGGTGGGACTTTTGTCTACACAGAGCAAACAGGAAGAGACATCTGAGACACTGTGTGAAAGTAATGCTAAAGAGATCAACTAG
- the LOC109047360 gene encoding tRNA selenocysteine 1-associated protein 1-like isoform X2, with amino-acid sequence MFNRMTSLWMGDLDPYMDENFIKQAFSNMGETAYGVKIITHRLTGGSAGYCFVELADEASVDRCVQRLNGKLVPGSNPPRKFKLNYATYGKRPEPGPEFSVFVGDLTSDVDDYHLHQFFLKKFPSCKGAKVVTDPYGNSRGYGFVKFSDENEQKKALEEFQNASGLGGKPIRISIAVNKGNKPSSYHNQNNSYNSNYQQQYYQQPYNNYYPQWGYDQYSSYNYGYNPYATPPPVPHGMMGPPPPMGMPPMPPDMQGSTESHDGTEDVEEDPAEDPNPQVDVEALNKQFMERSEELYDSLMDCHWQPLDSVTSEIPMMNGS; translated from the exons ATGTTTAACAGAATGACAAGTTTATGGATGGGTGAT TTAGACCCATACATGGATGAAAACTTCATTAAACAAGCTTTCAGCAATATGGGAGAGACTGCCTACGGTGTCAAAATAATTACACATCGACTTACCGG AGGCTCGGCTGGATACTGTTTTGTAGAGCTAGCAGATGAGGCCAGTGTTGACCGTTGTGTGCAGAGGCTTAATGGGAAGCTGGTTCCAGGATCGAATCCG CCCAGGAAATTCAAGCTAAACTATGCAACATATGGGAAAAGGCCAGAGCCTGG CCCAGAATTTTCGGTCTTTGTTGGAGATCTCACATCAGATGTGGATGACTACCACCTTCATCAGTTCTTTCTGAAAAAATTCCCTTCATGCAAAGGAGCCAAAGTTGTCACTGATCCCTATGGGAACTCCAG AGGTTATGGCTTCGTAAAGTTTAGCGATGAGAATGAACAGAAGAAAGCCCTCGAGGAGTTTCAGAACGCATCAGGCCTGGGAGGAAAACCCATCAGGATAAGCATTGCTGTCAACAAAGG caataaGCCAAGCAGTTACCACAACCAGAATAACAGCTACAACAGTAACTATCAACAGCAGTACTATCAACAGCCTTACAACAATTACTATCCACAGTGGGGTTATGATCAGTACAGCAGTTATAACTACGGCTACAACCCATATGCTACCCCCCCTCCAGTTCCACACGGGATGATGGGACCACCCCCACCTATGGGGATGCCCCCCATGCCCCCTGACATGCAGGGATCCACAGAG TCACATGATGGCACAGAGGATGTTGAGGAAGACCCCGCTGAAg ACCCAAACCCACAGGTGGATGTGGAGGCATTAAATAAGCAATTCATGGAGCGCAGTGAGGAGCTCTATGATTCGCTCATGGATTGCCACTGGCAGCCATTGGACAGTGTCACATCTGAAATTCCTATGATGAATGGTTCCTGA
- the LOC109047360 gene encoding tRNA selenocysteine 1-associated protein 1-like isoform X1: MFNRMTSLWMGDLDPYMDENFIKQAFSNMGETAYGVKIITHRLTGGSAGYCFVELADEASVDRCVQRLNGKLVPGSNPPRKFKLNYATYGKRPEPGPEFSVFVGDLTSDVDDYHLHQFFLKKFPSCKGAKVVTDPYGNSRGYGFVKFSDENEQKKALEEFQNASGLGGKPIRISIAVNKGNKPSSYHNQNNSYNSNYQQQYYQQPYNNYYPQWGYDQYSSYNYGYNPYATPPPVPHGMMGPPPPMGMPPMPPDMQGSTEQSHDGTEDVEEDPAEDPNPQVDVEALNKQFMERSEELYDSLMDCHWQPLDSVTSEIPMMNGS; encoded by the exons ATGTTTAACAGAATGACAAGTTTATGGATGGGTGAT TTAGACCCATACATGGATGAAAACTTCATTAAACAAGCTTTCAGCAATATGGGAGAGACTGCCTACGGTGTCAAAATAATTACACATCGACTTACCGG AGGCTCGGCTGGATACTGTTTTGTAGAGCTAGCAGATGAGGCCAGTGTTGACCGTTGTGTGCAGAGGCTTAATGGGAAGCTGGTTCCAGGATCGAATCCG CCCAGGAAATTCAAGCTAAACTATGCAACATATGGGAAAAGGCCAGAGCCTGG CCCAGAATTTTCGGTCTTTGTTGGAGATCTCACATCAGATGTGGATGACTACCACCTTCATCAGTTCTTTCTGAAAAAATTCCCTTCATGCAAAGGAGCCAAAGTTGTCACTGATCCCTATGGGAACTCCAG AGGTTATGGCTTCGTAAAGTTTAGCGATGAGAATGAACAGAAGAAAGCCCTCGAGGAGTTTCAGAACGCATCAGGCCTGGGAGGAAAACCCATCAGGATAAGCATTGCTGTCAACAAAGG caataaGCCAAGCAGTTACCACAACCAGAATAACAGCTACAACAGTAACTATCAACAGCAGTACTATCAACAGCCTTACAACAATTACTATCCACAGTGGGGTTATGATCAGTACAGCAGTTATAACTACGGCTACAACCCATATGCTACCCCCCCTCCAGTTCCACACGGGATGATGGGACCACCCCCACCTATGGGGATGCCCCCCATGCCCCCTGACATGCAGGGATCCACAGAG CAGTCACATGATGGCACAGAGGATGTTGAGGAAGACCCCGCTGAAg ACCCAAACCCACAGGTGGATGTGGAGGCATTAAATAAGCAATTCATGGAGCGCAGTGAGGAGCTCTATGATTCGCTCATGGATTGCCACTGGCAGCCATTGGACAGTGTCACATCTGAAATTCCTATGATGAATGGTTCCTGA